From Mucilaginibacter rubeus, a single genomic window includes:
- a CDS encoding CTP synthase, whose product MTKYIFVTGGVTSSLGKGIISASLAKLLQSRGYRVTIQKFDPYINIDPGTLNPYEHGECYVTEDGAETDLDLGHYERFLNTPTSKANNITTGRIYQNVINKEREGAFLGKTVQVVPHITDEIKRNFRILGENGEFDIVITELGGTVGDIESLPYIEAVRQFRWEIGSNNSLVIHLTLVPFLAAAGELKTKPTQHSVKMLLEYGIQPDVLVCRTEHHLTNDIRKKIAQFCNVNINAVIESIDAPSIYDVPLLMLKEQLDKTVLTKLKLPHKNEPSLENWKDFLGRLKNPTADVRIALVGKYVELPDAYKSITEAFIHAGAKQECKVRIEYIPSEQLTPENAVEKLKGMHGVLVAPGFGERGFEGKIQAIRHVRENNIPFFGICLGMQCAVVEFGRHVLELEGANSTEMNPDTPHPVIGMMEDQKNITLKGGTMRLGAYPCDIKKGTKAAAIYGKNHISERHRHRYEFNNDYLKQYEAAGLTPSGINPDNGLVEIVELKNHPFFVGSQFHPELKSTVANPHPLFINFVAASLAYARKK is encoded by the coding sequence ATGACTAAATATATTTTTGTTACGGGCGGTGTTACCTCATCGTTAGGAAAAGGTATAATCTCTGCTTCTTTAGCCAAACTACTTCAATCGCGCGGTTACCGCGTAACCATCCAAAAGTTCGATCCCTATATTAATATCGATCCGGGAACCCTTAACCCTTATGAACACGGCGAATGCTATGTTACCGAAGATGGTGCCGAAACCGATCTTGACCTTGGCCACTACGAGCGTTTCCTGAACACCCCTACTTCAAAAGCTAATAACATCACCACCGGTCGTATTTATCAAAATGTGATCAACAAAGAGCGTGAAGGTGCTTTTTTAGGCAAAACTGTACAGGTAGTACCACACATTACCGACGAAATTAAAAGAAACTTCCGCATCCTGGGCGAAAACGGCGAATTTGACATCGTGATCACCGAGCTTGGCGGTACCGTAGGTGATATCGAATCGTTGCCATATATTGAGGCTGTAAGGCAGTTCCGTTGGGAAATTGGCTCTAACAACTCATTGGTTATTCACCTTACCCTGGTGCCTTTCCTTGCAGCTGCAGGCGAATTGAAAACCAAACCAACCCAGCACTCCGTAAAAATGCTATTGGAATACGGTATCCAGCCAGATGTATTGGTTTGCCGTACAGAGCATCACTTAACTAACGATATCCGTAAAAAAATAGCACAGTTCTGTAACGTAAATATCAACGCGGTTATTGAATCAATTGACGCGCCGAGTATTTATGATGTGCCTTTGTTAATGCTGAAAGAACAGCTTGACAAAACTGTATTGACCAAATTAAAGCTTCCACACAAAAACGAGCCAAGCCTTGAAAATTGGAAAGATTTTCTTGGTCGCCTAAAAAACCCAACTGCCGATGTACGCATCGCCCTGGTTGGTAAATATGTGGAACTGCCTGATGCTTATAAATCAATTACCGAAGCATTTATCCATGCAGGTGCTAAACAGGAATGTAAAGTGCGGATTGAATATATCCCATCTGAACAGTTAACTCCTGAAAACGCCGTTGAAAAACTGAAAGGTATGCATGGCGTATTGGTTGCCCCTGGCTTTGGCGAACGTGGCTTTGAAGGCAAAATTCAGGCTATCCGTCACGTACGTGAAAACAATATTCCTTTCTTTGGGATCTGTTTAGGTATGCAATGTGCCGTAGTTGAATTTGGCCGTCACGTATTGGAACTTGAAGGAGCCAACAGCACCGAAATGAACCCCGACACCCCACATCCGGTTATCGGCATGATGGAAGATCAGAAAAACATTACACTGAAAGGTGGCACTATGCGTTTGGGCGCTTATCCTTGCGATATCAAAAAAGGGACTAAAGCAGCTGCTATTTATGGTAAAAACCATATTTCGGAAAGGCACCGTCACCGTTACGAGTTTAATAATGACTATCTTAAGCAATATGAGGCTGCAGGCCTTACCCCATCCGGCATAAATCCTGACAATGGCCTGGTGGAGATTGTTGAGTTAAAAAATCACCCATTTTTTGTTGGTTCGCAATTTCACCCCGAATTAAAATCAACAGTTGCTAATCCGCACCCACTTTTTATTAACTTTGTCGCCGCTTCGCTGGCTTATGCCCGCAAAAAATAA
- a CDS encoding alpha/beta hydrolase family protein: MKYVLLILGGLVFKPVFAQTVKKPLKPTDLYKQPTLMAPQLSPDGKWLVYELSEVDTAKDKRVSHLWMQSFDGKQSIQLTYGDEPASTPKWTPDGKSVSYLSEKDSKNGGQVWLMDRRGGEGLKLTDIKGEIEEYVWAPDSKRLALIIKDPENKGKEAPKTAPPIRIDRYHFKQDIDGYLQNRHSHLYVYDINTKKIDTLTSGDMDDSSPQWSPDGKTIAYVSNHTLDPDRNENTDIFTIEPKPCAEPKQLTTFTGHDINPLWSPDGKHIAYLRSTSDADYFIYQHDVLYLMDADGKNNRPLTDQLDRPVSNIAWSKDSKDLEYVVSSDRIRYINRYNVLLRKSVLVYKGNECSFSDIAGHSLGVWVGRMTTPYMPNELVAIENGKIRRLTFHQEKWLSEVKLAYVKGFQSFSSDGTLVSGILYTPDSVVTKKMPFILYIHGGPTDQDEFEFDEIRQTLACAGYAVAAVNYRGSTGRGIEYTKAIYADWGNKEVKDLLGAVDELVKLGIADKDRLGIGGWSYGGILTDYTIATDPRFKAASSGAGSALQLSIYGSDQWIMQYDNELGAPWKNADKYIKLSYPFFHADKIKTPTQFMSGLKDFNVPTGGGEQMYQALRSQGIPTQLVLYPGQYHGITVPSYQVDRLQRYIEWFDKYLSPSP; this comes from the coding sequence ATGAAATATGTTCTGTTGATTTTAGGAGGGTTGGTTTTCAAACCGGTATTTGCCCAAACTGTTAAAAAGCCCCTCAAACCTACCGATCTGTATAAGCAGCCAACGCTTATGGCACCGCAATTATCGCCCGATGGCAAATGGTTGGTTTATGAATTATCTGAAGTTGATACGGCTAAGGATAAACGTGTATCGCACCTGTGGATGCAGAGTTTTGATGGCAAGCAATCTATCCAGCTTACATATGGTGATGAGCCTGCGTCTACCCCAAAATGGACACCGGATGGTAAGTCTGTCTCGTACCTGTCCGAAAAAGATTCAAAAAATGGTGGTCAGGTTTGGCTGATGGACAGGCGCGGCGGCGAGGGACTTAAGCTTACTGATATTAAAGGTGAGATTGAAGAGTACGTGTGGGCGCCGGATAGTAAAAGGCTGGCGCTGATCATCAAAGATCCGGAGAATAAAGGCAAGGAGGCACCTAAAACCGCACCGCCTATCCGGATAGATCGTTATCATTTTAAACAGGATATTGATGGCTACCTGCAAAACCGGCATTCGCATTTGTATGTGTATGATATTAACACTAAAAAGATAGATACCTTAACCAGCGGCGATATGGACGACAGTTCGCCGCAGTGGAGTCCCGACGGAAAAACTATCGCTTACGTGAGTAATCATACGCTTGATCCCGACCGGAATGAAAATACCGATATTTTTACCATTGAGCCTAAACCCTGCGCAGAACCAAAGCAGCTAACTACTTTTACCGGCCACGATATTAATCCTTTGTGGAGTCCGGATGGTAAGCATATTGCATATCTCCGCTCTACAAGTGATGCCGATTATTTCATCTATCAGCACGATGTTTTGTACCTGATGGATGCCGATGGTAAAAACAACCGCCCGCTAACCGATCAGTTGGACAGGCCAGTAAGTAACATTGCCTGGAGCAAGGACAGTAAAGATCTGGAATACGTGGTAAGCAGCGACAGGATCCGCTATATTAACAGGTATAATGTGCTTCTCCGCAAATCTGTACTGGTTTATAAAGGAAATGAATGCAGCTTTTCTGATATAGCAGGGCACTCCTTAGGTGTATGGGTAGGGCGGATGACTACGCCTTATATGCCTAATGAACTGGTGGCGATTGAAAATGGGAAGATCCGTCGCTTAACGTTTCACCAGGAAAAATGGCTAAGCGAAGTTAAGCTGGCCTATGTAAAAGGTTTCCAGTCGTTCAGTAGTGATGGCACGTTGGTATCCGGCATTTTGTATACGCCGGATAGCGTGGTGACTAAAAAAATGCCATTCATCCTTTATATTCACGGCGGCCCTACAGATCAGGACGAGTTTGAGTTTGACGAGATCAGGCAAACACTGGCTTGTGCCGGTTATGCCGTAGCTGCGGTAAACTATAGGGGAAGTACCGGCAGGGGCATCGAATATACTAAAGCCATTTATGCCGATTGGGGAAACAAAGAAGTGAAGGACTTACTTGGCGCTGTAGATGAATTGGTTAAGCTTGGAATAGCCGATAAAGACCGCCTTGGAATTGGCGGCTGGAGTTACGGAGGTATCCTCACCGATTATACCATAGCAACCGATCCACGCTTTAAAGCGGCGTCAAGCGGGGCGGGGAGTGCTTTGCAGTTATCCATCTACGGCTCGGATCAGTGGATAATGCAATATGATAACGAATTGGGCGCGCCATGGAAAAACGCCGATAAATACATTAAACTATCATACCCGTTTTTTCATGCCGATAAAATAAAAACACCAACACAATTCATGTCGGGTTTAAAGGATTTTAACGTGCCTACAGGCGGAGGCGAACAGATGTATCAAGCGCTGAGATCGCAAGGCATACCAACACAGTTGGTACTTTACCCCGGCCAGTATCATGGTATCACGGTGCCCAGCTACCAGGTTGACAGGTTGCAACGATATATAGAATGGTTTGATAAATATTTATCCCCCAGCCCCTAA
- a CDS encoding exonuclease domain-containing protein, translating to MYAIVDIETTGGHASANGITEIAICIHDGKKVVKRFETLVNPQRDIPIYISALTGITNEMVKDAPPFEDVAADIYHLIHGKIFVAHNVNFDFSFVRYHLAAAGYDLQTNKLCTVRLGRKIIPGLPSYSLGKLCKHLGIDNQSRHRAMGDAEATAELFTLLLNSDTDGHIKQSLKLGSKDQILPPNLSKKDIDQLPYTPGVYYFHDQKGKVIYVGKAKNVRKRVSSHFTGNNPGFQRQEFLRNIHQISYQVCGTELIAFVLEAIEIKRLWPKYNRSLKRFENAFCLYAFEDQRGYIRLAVDKYRKYSDPIYTCNSLLDGYNLLNKLIEAFDLCPKLCFIQKNNELCTSPAGSSCACEGVESPEIYNNKVNNAIDQLKQALPTYAIRDEGRTGDEHSCILVEKGQFYGMGYISHYFDADNIQQLKSHLTPYPGNDYIKNIVATYASKYPERMVVFG from the coding sequence ATGTATGCAATTGTCGATATCGAAACCACCGGAGGGCATGCCAGCGCAAATGGCATTACCGAGATAGCCATATGCATACATGACGGTAAAAAGGTAGTGAAGCGCTTTGAAACACTTGTTAACCCGCAGCGTGACATCCCTATTTACATTAGCGCCTTAACAGGTATTACCAATGAAATGGTAAAAGACGCCCCTCCTTTTGAGGATGTAGCGGCGGATATTTATCACCTCATTCATGGTAAGATCTTCGTTGCCCATAACGTCAATTTCGATTTTTCTTTTGTAAGGTATCACCTCGCTGCCGCGGGATACGATCTGCAAACCAATAAGCTATGCACCGTAAGGCTTGGTCGCAAGATAATACCGGGATTGCCTTCCTATAGCCTGGGCAAATTATGTAAACACCTTGGTATCGATAACCAAAGCCGTCACCGCGCCATGGGCGATGCCGAGGCGACTGCTGAACTCTTTACCCTGCTATTAAACAGCGATACGGATGGGCATATCAAACAATCGCTTAAACTGGGCTCAAAAGACCAGATATTGCCGCCTAACCTATCTAAAAAAGATATAGACCAATTGCCGTACACGCCGGGAGTATATTACTTTCACGATCAAAAAGGCAAAGTAATCTATGTAGGCAAGGCCAAAAATGTCAGGAAAAGGGTGAGCAGCCATTTTACCGGTAACAATCCCGGCTTTCAGCGGCAGGAGTTTTTGCGCAATATCCACCAGATCAGCTACCAGGTTTGTGGCACCGAACTGATTGCCTTTGTACTGGAAGCCATTGAGATCAAACGCCTGTGGCCAAAATATAACCGTTCGTTAAAGCGTTTTGAAAATGCCTTTTGTCTTTACGCTTTTGAAGATCAGCGAGGCTACATTCGCCTGGCGGTTGATAAATACCGCAAATATAGCGATCCGATATATACCTGTAATTCCCTGCTTGACGGATATAACCTACTCAACAAGCTGATAGAGGCCTTTGACCTATGCCCGAAGCTTTGTTTTATCCAGAAAAACAATGAGCTGTGCACCAGCCCGGCAGGAAGCTCGTGTGCATGTGAAGGTGTTGAGTCCCCTGAAATTTATAACAATAAGGTTAACAACGCCATCGACCAGCTTAAGCAGGCCTTACCAACGTACGCCATCAGGGATGAAGGCCGTACAGGCGATGAGCATAGCTGTATCCTTGTAGAAAAAGGGCAGTTTTATGGTATGGGCTACATCTCTCATTATTTTGACGCGGATAATATACAGCAACTCAAAAGCCACCTCACGCCCTACCCGGGGAATGATTACATCAAAAATATTGTAGCAACTTACGCCTCCAAGTATCCGGAGAGAATGGTGGTGTTTGGATAG
- a CDS encoding alpha/beta hydrolase family protein, which translates to MKRALLAIITLSVAFSTSAQQKKPLKPADVYRIPTVSDPQLSPDGKWVAYSVSDVDTAKDRRVSHLWMQSFDGKESIQLTHGDEAASSPRWSPDGKYLSFLSSRDSKTGSQLWLIDRRGGEGAKLTNIKGDLSDYAWSPDGKRLVMVIGDPENKGKEEPKTPKPIVIDRYHFKQDIVGYLQNLHSHLYLIDVATKKLDTLTSGNKDESSPVWSPDSKTIAFVSNRSADPDKNQNTDIFTIDARPGASMLQLTTWKGRDGNPQWSPDGRYISYLRSTSDADYMMYDQSVVCIMDVVGQNNKPLTLQLDRPAAAQTWTKDSKNIVFIVTDDRTRYLANININNGKITTINKGDYVFNDIATNLSGNWIVQKTDPYTPAELFALEDKKLRRLTFHHDAWLNTVQLAYAKGFESTSSDGTKVSGIVLTPDSIPNKKYPLILFIHGGPVGQDEFGFDATRQTLAAAGYAVAAVNYRGSNGRGLDYCKAIYADWGNKEVKDLLGAVDELEKLGIANPDKLGIGGWSYGGILTDYTIASDTRFKAAASGAGSALQLSVYGSDQYVLQYENEIGVPWKNADKWIQISYPFFHADKIKTPVLFMSGLRDFNVPTIGSEQMYEALRTQGIPTELILYPNQFHGLTKPSYQVDRLQRYVDWYNKYLKK; encoded by the coding sequence ATGAAGCGAGCCTTACTTGCAATTATCACGCTTTCAGTTGCTTTCAGCACATCCGCCCAACAAAAAAAGCCTTTAAAGCCTGCTGATGTTTATCGTATTCCCACGGTTAGCGATCCTCAATTATCGCCCGATGGCAAATGGGTGGCCTATAGTGTTTCGGATGTGGATACGGCGAAAGATCGGAGGGTATCTCATTTATGGATGCAGAGTTTTGATGGTAAGGAGTCTATCCAGTTAACACATGGCGACGAAGCGGCTTCATCGCCACGTTGGAGCCCGGATGGCAAATATTTGTCATTTCTTTCCTCGCGCGATTCAAAAACAGGTTCGCAGCTTTGGCTGATTGACCGCCGTGGCGGTGAGGGCGCCAAGCTAACCAATATTAAAGGCGACCTAAGCGATTATGCCTGGAGCCCGGATGGTAAACGTTTGGTAATGGTGATTGGCGACCCTGAAAATAAAGGTAAGGAGGAACCTAAAACGCCTAAGCCTATAGTAATAGATCGCTATCATTTTAAGCAGGATATAGTTGGATACCTTCAAAATTTGCACAGTCACCTGTATTTAATTGATGTTGCTACAAAAAAGCTGGATACGCTTACCAGCGGCAATAAAGACGAGAGTTCGCCGGTATGGTCGCCTGATAGCAAGACCATCGCTTTTGTAAGTAACCGCAGTGCCGATCCGGATAAAAATCAAAACACTGATATTTTTACCATTGATGCCCGGCCCGGAGCAAGTATGTTACAACTTACCACCTGGAAGGGTAGGGACGGCAATCCGCAATGGAGTCCCGACGGTAGGTATATTTCCTATCTGCGTTCAACCAGTGATGCTGATTATATGATGTATGATCAAAGCGTAGTGTGTATCATGGACGTTGTTGGCCAAAATAATAAGCCACTTACCTTGCAGCTTGATCGCCCGGCTGCGGCGCAAACCTGGACTAAAGACAGTAAAAACATTGTATTTATTGTAACTGATGATCGTACCCGCTACCTGGCCAATATCAATATCAACAATGGTAAAATCACTACCATAAATAAAGGAGATTATGTTTTTAACGATATCGCTACTAATCTTTCGGGTAATTGGATAGTACAGAAGACCGATCCCTACACACCCGCGGAGCTATTTGCTTTGGAGGATAAAAAGCTGCGCAGGCTTACATTTCATCATGATGCCTGGTTAAATACTGTACAATTGGCTTATGCCAAAGGCTTTGAATCAACAAGTTCTGACGGTACAAAGGTATCGGGTATTGTTTTAACGCCTGATAGCATTCCTAACAAGAAATATCCGTTGATCCTGTTCATTCATGGCGGCCCGGTAGGGCAGGACGAGTTTGGTTTTGATGCTACGCGGCAAACACTCGCTGCGGCGGGATACGCCGTAGCTGCTGTAAATTACCGGGGCAGTAACGGCCGTGGTCTTGATTATTGTAAAGCTATTTATGCCGATTGGGGTAACAAGGAAGTTAAAGATTTGCTCGGGGCGGTTGACGAACTGGAAAAATTGGGCATTGCCAATCCCGATAAATTGGGTATTGGGGGATGGAGTTATGGCGGTATCCTGACTGATTATACCATCGCGTCTGACACCCGCTTTAAAGCCGCGGCAAGCGGCGCTGGCAGCGCCCTGCAACTTTCGGTTTACGGGAGCGACCAGTATGTATTGCAATATGAAAATGAAATAGGTGTGCCATGGAAAAATGCAGATAAGTGGATCCAGATCTCGTATCCGTTTTTCCATGCCGATAAAATAAAAACACCGGTATTGTTTATGTCAGGTCTGCGGGATTTTAATGTGCCAACCATTGGTAGCGAGCAGATGTATGAAGCTCTGCGCACTCAAGGCATTCCAACCGAATTAATACTGTATCCTAACCAGTTTCACGGCCTTACCAAGCCAAGTTACCAGGTTGACAGGCTGCAGCGTTATGTGGATTGGTATAATAAGTATCTGAAGAAATAA
- a CDS encoding pyridoxamine 5'-phosphate oxidase family protein, protein MDSINQQQPEDNMQDLNGPEALAKIKEMAESAKSCFFVSNIKTGVPASVRPMSAQKIDDAGNFWFLSANDSHKNDELAKDPFVHLLFQGSAYSDFLNLYGFATITEDKEKIKELWEPTLKVWFTEGIDDPRISIIKVEPSEGYYWDNKHGNAVAFVKRLAGAAIGKTIDDSVEGKLTV, encoded by the coding sequence ATGGATAGTATCAATCAACAACAGCCCGAGGATAATATGCAGGACCTTAACGGCCCTGAAGCTTTGGCTAAGATCAAAGAAATGGCCGAGAGCGCGAAAAGTTGCTTCTTTGTAAGCAATATCAAAACAGGTGTACCGGCTTCTGTGCGACCGATGTCGGCACAGAAAATTGACGATGCGGGTAATTTCTGGTTCCTGAGCGCCAACGACAGTCATAAAAACGATGAATTAGCTAAAGACCCATTTGTTCATCTGCTTTTCCAGGGATCGGCTTATTCTGATTTTCTGAACCTTTACGGATTCGCTACCATCACCGAAGACAAAGAAAAGATCAAAGAACTGTGGGAGCCGACATTAAAGGTTTGGTTTACTGAGGGTATTGACGATCCGCGTATCAGCATCATCAAAGTTGAACCATCTGAGGGTTATTACTGGGACAATAAACATGGCAATGCCGTAGCTTTTGTTAAACGCCTTGCCGGGGCTGCAATTGGCAAAACTATTGATGACTCCGTTGAGGGAAAGCTGACTGTCTGA
- a CDS encoding B12-binding domain-containing radical SAM protein has product MKVKLILPALTEAESPFWRPIKYSLFPPLGLATLAAYLSPDDEIDLQDQHVEKLNLNDHPHLVIIQVYITNAYRAYKIADHYRAKGSYVILGGLHVTSLPLEAAPHADSIFIGPGEDTFPKFLIDFKNGCPQKIYRSTIRTLERVPPIRRDLIKRHLYLVPNSIVVTRGCPHHCSFCYKDAFFEGGRTFYTQEVDDALAEIDRLPGRHLYFLDDHLLGNTKFASALFSGMKGMNRVFQGAATVDSILRGNLIEQAAEAGLRSLFVGFETFSPQNLKQSNKKQNLEKDYIKAVNRLHNLGIMINGSFVFGLDDDDKDVFKRTVDWGVKHSITTSTYHVLTPYPGTELFNSMERQGRMLTKNWDLYDTRKVVYQTIGLTAQELEDGYWWAYKEFYKWNSIFKASMQHESHLHKLKHFFYAGGWKKFEPVWNFLIKTKSLNNTLPALETVLTKINLGKRTGNAIPDIADLPIRPLHVQASTLE; this is encoded by the coding sequence ATGAAAGTAAAATTGATCCTTCCCGCGTTAACCGAAGCCGAAAGTCCTTTTTGGCGGCCGATAAAATATTCACTTTTTCCGCCTTTGGGACTGGCTACACTTGCCGCCTACCTCTCTCCTGATGACGAAATTGACCTGCAGGACCAGCACGTGGAAAAACTCAACCTCAACGATCACCCTCACCTTGTGATTATACAGGTGTATATCACCAACGCCTACCGGGCCTATAAAATAGCCGACCATTACCGGGCAAAAGGATCATACGTAATTTTGGGCGGATTACATGTTACCTCTTTACCATTGGAAGCAGCGCCACATGCCGACAGCATATTTATAGGCCCGGGCGAGGATACATTTCCTAAATTTTTGATTGATTTTAAGAATGGTTGCCCGCAAAAAATATATCGGTCTACCATCCGGACCCTTGAGCGGGTGCCACCAATTCGCCGCGACCTTATCAAAAGGCATTTATATCTGGTGCCCAATTCAATAGTGGTAACACGTGGCTGTCCGCACCATTGCAGCTTTTGTTATAAAGATGCCTTTTTTGAGGGCGGTCGTACTTTTTATACACAGGAAGTTGATGATGCCCTTGCCGAAATTGACCGCCTGCCAGGCAGGCATCTCTACTTTTTAGATGATCATTTGCTCGGCAACACTAAGTTTGCTTCGGCACTTTTTAGTGGGATGAAGGGCATGAACCGTGTTTTTCAGGGAGCCGCAACCGTCGATTCCATATTACGCGGGAACCTAATTGAACAAGCCGCCGAGGCCGGGCTACGCAGCTTATTTGTTGGTTTTGAAACATTTTCGCCCCAAAACCTTAAACAAAGCAATAAAAAGCAGAACCTTGAAAAAGACTATATCAAAGCGGTTAACCGCCTGCACAATCTCGGAATTATGATAAACGGCAGCTTTGTTTTTGGATTAGATGATGATGATAAAGATGTGTTTAAACGTACGGTAGATTGGGGCGTAAAGCATTCCATCACAACATCAACCTATCATGTGCTTACTCCATACCCCGGCACCGAACTATTTAACAGTATGGAACGCCAGGGCCGGATGCTCACAAAAAACTGGGATTTATATGATACCCGGAAGGTCGTGTATCAAACTATAGGTTTAACCGCCCAGGAACTGGAAGATGGTTATTGGTGGGCGTATAAGGAATTTTATAAATGGAATAGTATTTTCAAAGCCAGCATGCAGCATGAATCGCACCTGCATAAGCTGAAACATTTCTTTTACGCCGGCGGATGGAAGAAATTTGAACCAGTATGGAACTTTTTGATCAAAACTAAAAGCCTGAATAATACACTCCCGGCGCTGGAAACGGTATTAACTAAGATAAATTTGGGGAAACGAACGGGTAATGCTATTCCTGATATCGCCGATTTGCCTATTCGACCTTTGCACGTTCAAGCGTCCACGCTTGAATGA
- the yidC gene encoding membrane protein insertase YidC, whose protein sequence is MDKNTFTGLFLIMAIIAGSIYFLKPSEADLKKEREVQHQDSLKKAGAAATAAAKNTAKFDTSKTAPVDSALLKMPFGAASVGKEDFVTIENKELLIKLSTKGGKVSSVELKNYKTFSKQPLVLFSGDNNQFGLKFAAGVANINTNNYYFTPSAKALTVAEKDSGSVTMRLSYSPTQYIDYIYSLKGDGFKLGLTIKPTGLDAVIANSSTYNLNWAASLHKQEKDMKQERQYSTVYYYNTDGDVDYLSETKDDQKSISDKKMAWVGFKQHFFSNVLIAKNNIAKTDVAVATDVNDTTDVKQMKADLSLTRASDGSVPLEFYFGPNRFNTLKDQGHDLDKMVNLGWGPLKYINRFAVLPVFNFLNKFNWNYGLIILVLTVLLKLVLSPLTYKSYLSMAKMRVLKPEMDEIKTKVGEDNPTLLQQEYLKLYKKAGVNPLGGCLPLLIQMPIVIAFFRFFPSLFELRGESFLWMHDLSTYDSVIKFAPVAFLGGVNHISLMCLLMTISTLIYTYFNNQISGATGQMKYIGYITPLVFLFTLNSYPAGLNYYYFLANMFTFLQQYLIKFMVDDKKIHAQIQENKKKPEDTKKKKSGFSAKMEEMMRQQQQVQANKNKKS, encoded by the coding sequence ATGGATAAAAATACGTTTACAGGATTATTCCTGATCATGGCGATCATTGCCGGCTCGATATACTTTTTAAAGCCATCGGAAGCCGACCTTAAAAAAGAACGCGAGGTACAGCACCAGGATTCGCTGAAAAAAGCAGGCGCAGCCGCGACGGCAGCAGCTAAAAACACAGCTAAGTTTGATACTTCAAAAACAGCCCCGGTTGATTCGGCTTTATTAAAAATGCCTTTTGGCGCCGCTTCAGTTGGTAAGGAAGACTTTGTTACCATCGAGAACAAAGAATTGCTTATTAAATTAAGTACTAAGGGTGGTAAAGTGTCTTCGGTTGAGTTAAAGAACTATAAAACCTTTAGCAAACAACCTTTAGTACTTTTCAGTGGCGACAATAACCAGTTTGGTTTAAAGTTTGCCGCCGGCGTTGCCAATATCAACACCAACAATTACTATTTTACACCAAGCGCTAAAGCACTTACCGTAGCCGAAAAAGATTCGGGTTCGGTTACCATGCGTTTAAGCTACAGCCCAACTCAGTATATTGATTATATATACAGTTTAAAAGGTGATGGCTTTAAACTTGGCTTAACCATTAAGCCTACCGGCCTTGATGCTGTAATTGCAAACAGCAGCACCTATAACCTGAACTGGGCAGCCAGCCTGCACAAACAGGAAAAGGATATGAAACAGGAACGCCAGTACTCTACGGTATACTATTACAATACCGATGGCGATGTTGATTACCTGAGCGAAACTAAAGACGATCAGAAAAGCATCAGCGATAAAAAAATGGCCTGGGTTGGTTTTAAGCAACACTTCTTTTCAAATGTGTTGATTGCAAAGAATAATATAGCCAAAACAGATGTCGCGGTTGCTACAGATGTTAATGATACTACCGATGTAAAACAAATGAAGGCCGATCTGTCGCTTACACGCGCATCAGATGGTTCTGTACCGTTAGAGTTTTACTTTGGCCCTAACCGTTTCAATACACTTAAAGATCAGGGCCATGACCTTGACAAAATGGTAAACCTGGGCTGGGGGCCTTTAAAATACATCAACCGTTTCGCGGTATTGCCTGTATTTAATTTCCTTAACAAGTTTAATTGGAACTACGGTTTAATCATCCTGGTATTAACGGTATTGTTGAAACTGGTGTTATCGCCGCTTACTTATAAATCATACCTGTCAATGGCTAAAATGCGTGTGCTGAAGCCAGAAATGGATGAAATCAAAACCAAAGTTGGTGAGGATAACCCTACTTTATTGCAACAGGAATACCTAAAGCTATACAAAAAAGCAGGCGTTAACCCATTGGGCGGTTGTTTACCATTACTGATCCAAATGCCGATAGTTATCGCGTTTTTCCGCTTTTTCCCAAGCTTATTTGAGCTAAGGGGCGAAAGCTTCCTGTGGATGCATGACCTTTCAACTTATGATTCGGTTATCAAGTTTGCTCCTGTAGCTTTCCTTGGCGGTGTTAACCACATTAGCTTAATGTGTTTGCTGATGACTATCTCAACGTTGATCTATACCTATTTCAACAACCAGATCTCGGGCGCTACTGGCCAAATGAAATACATAGGTTATATCACTCCTCTTGTGTTCCTGTTTACACTTAACAGCTACCCTGCAGGTTTGAACTACTATTACTTCCTGGCCAACATGTTCACCTTCTTACAACAATACCTGATCAAATTCATGGTTGATGATAAGAAGATCCATGCCCAGATCCAGGAAAACAAAAAGAAACCTGAAGACACTAAAAAGAAAAAATCAGGCTTCAGCGCAAAAATGGAAGAGATGATGCGTCAGCAACAACAAGTTCAGGCTAATAAGAATAAGAAGTCTTAA